The following proteins are co-located in the Eublepharis macularius isolate TG4126 chromosome 5, MPM_Emac_v1.0, whole genome shotgun sequence genome:
- the SHISA4 gene encoding protein shisa-4: protein MGTWGLAGMALCSLAAVVTVVSADEDCKWFIDRNGSWHPGFDCPFFCCGDCYNRFCCYDPRKIITERQQKHCMAFSPKTIAGIASAAILFVAIVVTIVCCFLCSCCYLYQRRHHSQTPDQGQEIPLSGYPPQALGPYPMDPKAGPVQFQPGYAPVAPYPCEVPTAQYPLYPPGPPYYHPSAPPPYLPPQPTQPYT from the exons TTTCAGCTGATGAAGACTGCAAATGGTTCATAGACAGGAATGGCTCATGGCACCCTGGCTTCGACTGCCCCTTCTTCTGCTGTGGTGACTGCTACAATCGCTTCTGCTGCTACGACCCAAGGAAAATCATCACTGAGCGGCAGCAAAAGCACTGCATGGCATTCAG TCCCAAAACTATTGCTGGCATCGCTTCAGCTGCAATACTCTTTGTGGCCATCGTTGTCACCATCGTCTGTTGCTTCCTGTGCTCCTGCTGCTACCTGTACCAACGACGGCATCATAGCCAGACGCCTGATCAGG GCCAGGAGATCCCCCTGTCTGGATACCCTCCTCAGGCTCTAGGACCTTACCCGATGGATCCCAAAGCAGGGCCAGTACAATTTCAGCCTGGCTATGCCCCAGTGGCTCCTTATCCCTGTGAAGTTCCAACAGCACAGTACCCTTTGTACCCACCTGGGCCACCATACTACCACCCTTCAG CTCCTCCACCCTACCTTCCCCCACAGCCTACACAGCCCTACACCTGA